Part of the Syntrophorhabdaceae bacterium genome, GTTCGCGTGCAGGATGCCCGTTTTGAGGAGGCGCTGATTACGTATCAAAATACAGTGCTCAAGGCGCAGCAGGAGGTTGAAGACGCATTGGTAGCCTTTCTCCGAGCCGGGGAACAGGCTAGATATCTCGCCGAAAGCTTAGCGTCTGCCGAGCGCTCCCTTGACATCGCTCAAGCGCAGTACAGGGAGGGTGTACGGGACTTCACCGCCGTTGTGATTGCGCAACAAGCACTACTGCGAGAGCAGGACAATTTGGCCGTAACGCTGGGGGCTCATTCAGCCGATCTCGTCACTGTCTACCGTGCTCTGGGCGGCGGCTGGGAGATACGCGAGGGGCGCGACTTCATACCGGCCGATGTTGAGGAAGCCATGGCAAAAAGGACCGACTGGGGTGGACTGCTTAAATTTCCCCCATCGGCCCTCATGACCGAGGAACAAACGAACGAACGGGGCGCGATCCCGTCCGCGTGGTAGGGAAGGTGGATAGAATGAACGGGCACCATACGAGCGTCTTGTTCGGGCGAAGCATCGTAGCCCTTGTGATAACCGGTTCGATCTCAGCGATGCTTACATGGCCGATAAGTTGCGCGAGAAAACAGCCGTCCGCGCCACCTCCTCCCCGTGTCACCGTTGCTCAGCCCGTAAAAGAGAAGGTCACCGATTATATCGAGGCCACAGGCAATACGGAAGCCGTGCAGACGGTACAGCTTCGCGCTCGGGTTGCAGGGTATCTCGAAAGGATCCTCTTTGCCGACGGGCAGATTGTCAAGAAGGATCAAATCCTGTTTGTTATTCAGCAGAATACCTATGATGCGAACCTCAGGCAGGCCGAGGCCACGGTGGAACTCAACAAAGCGCAGCTTTCTTACGCGGAAACCGAACTGGTTCGTTACACAAAGCTTTTGGCGCAGAAGGCGGCGGCCGAGACCGATGTGGACAATTGGCGCTATCAGAGGGATTCCGCGTCTGCCAATCTTAAACAGGCAGAAGCGAAAAGAGACCTGGCGAGACTCGACCTGGGATACACCGAGGTCCGCGCGCCCTTTACCGGCAGGATCGACCGTACCGTCGTGTACCCCGGTAATCTGGTGGGAGCGGGCGATGCTACGATACTTGCAACCATGAGCCAGATTGAGCCCATATACGTGTACTTCACCATAAGCGACGCCGATCTTGCGCGTTTAACAGGTGAAGCCCATTGGAGTCCAGGCAAAGCGTATACGTTGAACTGGCCTGTGGACTTAGGCCTTTCAAACGAAAAAGGATATCCGCACCGGGGCGTAATAGATTTTGCGTCTATTAGCGTGACCCCCACCACGGGAACCCTTCTGGTTCGAGGGATTTTTCCCAATCCTGAGTCCGCCATAATGCCGGGCCTATACGCACGCGTGCGGATACCTCTTGCGACCGGCACGGGTCTTTTCATCCCGCAGGAGGCTGTGGGCCACGATTTACAGGGCCCCTACGTGCTGGTGACGGGTAGCGAGAATAGAATCGAGCGGCGTAACGTGACGGTGGGGGCCGAGCAAGGGCCCCTCCAGGTAGTCAGAGCAGGCTTGAGCCCGGATGAGTGGGTCGTGGTAAAGGGTTTACAGAGAGCGGCGCCCGGCAAGCCCGTGACCCCTGAAAAGATCAGCCTCAAGCCTGAGGCGACCCCATCCGAGAAGCCGGTGCGTGCGGGTAGGGGAACGCCGTGATCTCCAAGTTCTTCATCGAGCGTCCCATTCTGGCCAACGTGCTGGCGGTGATCACGGTGATAATCGGACTCGTCTGTTACAGCCGGCTGCCCGTAGAACAATACCCGCCGATAGTGCCGCCCACTATTCAGGTGACCGCCCGGTATCCCGGAGCCAGCGCCGTGGTGGTTGCCGAAACCATCGGGGTCCCGATTGAACAGGCAGTCAATGGTGTGGAACGATCCATCTACATGTCCTCTACAAGTAGCGGAGACGGTTCCTACACCCTGACGATCACCTTCGATGTGGGAACGAATCTGGACAGGGCGCTAGCCCTGGTACAGAATCAGGTCAATACGGCGCTACCTGAATTGCCCGGCGAGGTGGGGGCGCAGGGTGTGAACGTGCGAAAAGTTTCCACCAACATTCTCATGGTCGTGAGTCTCTACTCCGAGGACAATCGTTTTGATGAGGCCTTCCTCTCCAACTATGGCGCGATCAATCTCCAGTATCCGCTGGCCCGTTTACCCGGGGTCGGTCAGGTGAGGGTCTTCGGCGCGGGTCCTTACAGCATGAGGGTATGGCTTGATCCTGCACGGCTGCGTGTCTTCAATCTCACCGCTCTCGACGTTGAGAACGCGATCAAGGACCAGAACACGCAACTTGCGGCGGGACAGCTCGGCGCCCCGCCTGTGCCTCAAGACCAGGCTTACCAGTTCACGATCAACGGTCTCGGCCGTCTGTCCGACGCGAAAGAGTTTGAGAACATTATCGTTAAGACCGTGCCGGGTCAGGCGGCTCAGGTTGTGCGGCTTCGCGATGTGGGTCGGCTCGAACTGGGCCAACAATTCTACAGCAACTATGC contains:
- a CDS encoding efflux RND transporter periplasmic adaptor subunit yields the protein MNGHHTSVLFGRSIVALVITGSISAMLTWPISCARKQPSAPPPPRVTVAQPVKEKVTDYIEATGNTEAVQTVQLRARVAGYLERILFADGQIVKKDQILFVIQQNTYDANLRQAEATVELNKAQLSYAETELVRYTKLLAQKAAAETDVDNWRYQRDSASANLKQAEAKRDLARLDLGYTEVRAPFTGRIDRTVVYPGNLVGAGDATILATMSQIEPIYVYFTISDADLARLTGEAHWSPGKAYTLNWPVDLGLSNEKGYPHRGVIDFASISVTPTTGTLLVRGIFPNPESAIMPGLYARVRIPLATGTGLFIPQEAVGHDLQGPYVLVTGSENRIERRNVTVGAEQGPLQVVRAGLSPDEWVVVKGLQRAAPGKPVTPEKISLKPEATPSEKPVRAGRGTP